The Candida albicans SC5314 chromosome 5, complete sequence genome includes a region encoding these proteins:
- the GLN3 gene encoding nitrogen-responsive transcriptional regulator (GATA transcription factor, involved in regulation of nitrogen starvation-induced filamentous growth; regulates transcription of Mep2 ammonium permease; regulated by Gcn2 and Gcn4; mRNA binds She3; Spider biofilm induced) — MTTSNSQSKQFETVPSIVDLLYSAKKLLNLQPRIDNLHLRRSNSRTQLVMQSQALSMNNRNTASNGKDDNQSFSISPVNNQALGATHDKVLDLLSPLSIDDLKNNTITTTTTTTTSYHQNKSNQRLNGNVNTNPTHNTGNNSDTRSTLFKPRSPHSENTSPKNILSSSSSSATTTVVAVPKVNNLNHNTTTNNDGGNSEFKSSNSSLPSKKVTKCYNCNTTATPLWRRDAEGNTLCNACGLFLKLHGTCRPLSLKSDVIKKRNSRKTSTSSKVGTSTNQFINTSVRGNDVRMKQTPIAIAATSSSTSLSGSGGVSGANSLPSSQRFKNVLILPKPPSGTNLTGSARTKSIPIPANNAPSPDGPFSPSLKRKKSEVDVGPRTPTSLSASASASFSMRNRVPSSSSLTGTSFTNSIKRNNSFSNRKSSLTSLMQRKNTLGTTPTTTNSLTSSNINILNQRFPQPTYFENFGNNNSGPQSPAISRHNSTTTLMNSNQVILENVNTPGSYNSTNSFPSYVPHETPNSIPETPLNVNDLLPSSFNRRSSQMSTRQERVLEEYRASKPPAMPHKGIDDEMMIMDALNDFPGLEAIDMGNPNGMSTDNYNNEYNDLFRKFTSLENDPFVDQTANSNQNNNYGFQQIPTGNNFYKVGNNGNIGSANKNNSSNVSNNSGDYKDLDWLKFDI, encoded by the coding sequence ATGACTACATCGAATAGTCAGTccaaacaatttgaaacagTACCTTCTATAGTCGACTTATTATATTCCGCTAAGAAACTATTGAATTTACAACCaagaattgataatttgcaCCTACGTCGATCGAATTCAAGAACTCAATTAGTCATGCAATCTCAGGCCCTTAGTATGAACAATCGTAACACTGCCAGCAATGGTAAGGATGACAATCAAAGCTTTTCAATTTCCCCAGTAAACAATCAAGCCTTAGGTGCCACACATGATAAAGTATTGGATTTACTATCGCCATTGTCAATAGATGACTTAAAGAATAACACCATTACcactacaactacaacaacgACGTCGTATCACCAGAATAAACTGAATCAACGTTTGAATGGTAATGTCAATACCAACCCTACCCATAACACTGGTAATAATAGTGATACTCGATCCACACTTTTCAAACCCAGATCTCCACATTCTGAAAACACATCTCCCAAGAATATCTTgtcgtcgtcatcatcatcagcaacaacaacagtagTTGCTGTACCAAAAGTGAACAACCTCAATCATAATACTACTACCAATAATGATGGAGGTAATTCAGAATTCAAATCgtccaattcttcattgCCACTGAAAAAAGTTACCAAATGCTACAACTGTAACACCACGGCGACACCACTTTGGAGAAGAGATGCCGAAGGTAATACTTTGTGTAACGCTTGTGGACTATTTCTCAAACTACATGGAACTTGTCGTCCACTTTCATTGAAGTCAGATGtaatcaagaaaagaaattccaGAAAAACAAGTACATCTTCAAAAGTGGGAACGTCgacaaatcaatttataaatacTTCGGTCAGAGGGAACGATGTAAGAATGAAACAAACGCCAATAGCCATAGCTGCAACTTCATCTTCCACTTCATTATCTGGTAGTGGGGGTGTCAGTGGTGCCAATTCACTTCCTTCGAGTCAACGATTCAAAAATGTATTAATATTACCTAAGCCTCCTAGTGGAACAAATTTAACTGGTTCAGCAAgaacaaaatcaataccTATTCCAGCGAATAATGCACCTTCTCCTGATGGGCCTTTTTCTCCTTCgctaaaaagaaagaaatctGAAGTTGATGTAGGCCCACGGACTCCAACATCTTTGTCGGCATCGGCATCGGCATCTTTTTCCATGCGTAATAGAGTACCATCGTCTTCATCATTAACTGGTACTTCATTCACCAATTCAATAAAGAGgaataattcattttccAATAGAAAATCGTCACTTACGAGTTTGATGCAGAGAAAAAATACTCTTGgaacaacaccaacaactacaaattcattaacaTCATCgaatatcaatattttgaacCAACGTTTCCCACAGCCAacttattttgaaaattttggtaataataacagTGGACCACAATCTCCTGCAATCTCGCGTCATAACAGCACAACCACTTTGATGAATTCTAATCAAGTCATACTAGAGAATGTGAACACCCCGGGTTCTTATAATTCAACCAACTCATTTCCTTCCTATGTTCCACACGAGACTCCTAATTCAATTCCTGAAACTCCACTAAATGTTAACGATTTACTACCTTCTTCATTCAACAGAAGGTCAAGTCAAATGTCTACCAGACAAGAAAGAGTCTTAGAAGAATATCGTGCTAGTAAACCACCAGCTATGCCACATAAAGGTATTGACGACgagatgatgataatggaTGCATTGAATGATTTCCCAGGTTTAGAAGCAATTGACATGGGTAATCCTAATGGTATGTCCACTGACAATTATAACAATGAATACAATGATCTTTTTAGAAAATTTACAAGTTTAGAGAATGATCCGTTTGTTGATCAAACTGCAAATTCTAATCAAAATAACAATTACGGGTTCCAACAAATACCAACAGGaaacaatttttacaaGGTTGGCAATAACGGCAATATTGGCAGTGctaacaaaaacaacagtAGCAATGTCAGTAATAATTCAGGGGATTATAAGGATTTGGATTGGTTGAAGTTTgacatttga